The window ACACGGGAAACATGTTTTCTGCACGCAGCCCGAACAGGCAGAAGTAGCAACGCCATAAGAGAGGCGGGTATATGAAAAAAATAACCGCATTTGTCGGCAGCGCTCGCAAACAGCACACTCACCATGCCGTCCGACAACTTTTCACCAACCTGCAGGCCTTGGGCGACTTGCAGTGCGAGATCGTTGCGCTGAGCGATTATGCCCTCGGCACTTGCAGAGGCTGCAAACTGTGCTTTGACAAAAGCGAGGAGCTCTGTCCCCTCAAAGACGACCGAGACGCGCTCATCGCTAAAATCATGGCTTCGGATGGAGTGGTCTTTGCATCCCCGAACTATTCGTTCCAGGTCTCTGCGATCATGAAAATTTTTCTCGACCGGCTTGGCTTTGTCTTTCATCGCCCGCGCTTCTTCGGCAGGCTGATGAAGCCGGCTTTTCCAGTGCCGTCGTTGATGGATCTGATCATGTTCAGGATGAGCCGAACGAGCATTCGGCTGATGCTTGAGGGCAACCCTGATTACACCTATTATAAAGAAAAGGGATGGTTCGAATCCGAATTTTACTATCCCGTCCGCTTGGGAATGTTCAAGAAAGCAGCGGGCCGTCTCTTTGATTCGGTGGCAGCCATCGTGGTAAGGCGCCGATGACAAGCTGTTCGTGCTCCTGCCAGATTATCAAAAAGTTGTTGTCTGCGAAATCTTGGCGCCCCGACGGATTTTGTCAGTTTGCCGATCCCAGCGTTAACCGAATACTCCTCTCCCCTTTCACATCAACGCCTGCTTCCCTGGTTGCGCTTTTCGGCAACAGCTCCTGATCGACGATCTCGGTATCAAGGATTTTACCATGCGTGAAGAAGCAAAAAATGTTTTCTTTGTATTCCTGGGCGTAACCGGGCTCTTGCTGAACAGACAGTATTGCGGACCCTGCCAGGAACTGGTTGCATGCTACGGCGGCAACATCTGCGCATCTTTCGCCCTCTATTTTATGATCGCAAATCTATTTGCCGCAAATCGAATCCTGTTTGAAGAGAAAATCTTTTCTCTCCAGATCGCGCGGTTGCTGCGCCGGCCTGTTGGCCGGCTTGAGGAGGAGCAAAATAACGGACATGGAACTTGCTGTGGACATTTTTCTTAAGCCCGAAGCAGTTTTCCCCTGGATGGCAGAGCCGGAAAAGGCCATGCGTTGGCAGAAAGGTGTCAAAAGAGGAGAAATAGTGAAAGAGACGCCGGAAAAAGCGGGGATGTTGTCGAACTCATCGAGCTCTGGAAGATGATTGACCTTTGCGAGGAGAACAGAGCCCTGGCGTGCGGTTACCGCTGCGTTTCGGAAAAAGCGGGACTCGCGTTCTGGACAGACTTTGCCGGATACCATATGGTTGTTCTCTTCCAGGAGTTGATCACCCTGAGTCTGGCGCAGGGATGGATCAAATGCTGAAAGGGCCAAACAGCACTGAATTGCTGTAAAAACGCAGGAGCGCACTGCCTCGCCATCCATCAAGACCATGCAGCTGCCGCACAAGCCCTCGCCGCAGCTGCACTTGGTTTCGGTCAGACCGGGGAGATTCGCACAACACCCACAACAACGGAGTGTCCGGTTGACATCGTCCGGATATTTTTTACCATGGACATGCGAGCGTATCTTGGGCAGACTCATCCCTCCCGTTCTATTCTCGCCTAAGCCACCCACTCTTCTATGGTTTGGTTATCCCACTATGACTGGTTCATTTAATGTCCGACCACTTATCGGATCAGACTGAAAATCCCCATGCTATTTCAGCATCTTGAGCAAATAGACATGCTCCAGCGTCAGCATTTCAGCCCGCTGCTCGTTGGTCACTCCTGAGCCGTGGCCTCCTTCGGTGTTCTCGAAATAGTAAAAGGGATGGCCCATTGCCTCCATTTTGGCCGCCATCTTGCGGGCATGGCTGGGATGCACGCGGTCGTCGCGAGTGGTCGTGGTAAAGAGCACTCTGGGATATTTCTTGTCGGCAGCGAGATTCTGATAGGGGGAGTACTTGCTGATAAAAGCCCATTCCTCCGGCAGATCGGGATT of the bacterium genome contains:
- a CDS encoding NAD(P)H-dependent oxidoreductase, with the translated sequence MKKITAFVGSARKQHTHHAVRQLFTNLQALGDLQCEIVALSDYALGTCRGCKLCFDKSEELCPLKDDRDALIAKIMASDGVVFASPNYSFQVSAIMKIFLDRLGFVFHRPRFFGRLMKPAFPVPSLMDLIMFRMSRTSIRLMLEGNPDYTYYKEKGWFESEFYYPVRLGMFKKAAGRLFDSVAAIVVRRR